The nucleotide sequence ACGGCTGCCTAGGGTCTTTCATCGAGGTTGGCAGTGGCAGTCTACTTGTTGAAGACTACAGACCCTCTGAGATGCAAGTATGTAGATGGACAGACCGGTTACAACTCCGGAGTGAGTGTAAACTCCCCATCTTCGGAGAATAAGCAAAATTTCCAGTTTCCCGGTTCCACTTCCCCAGGTTTCATCACCTGATGTAACAATCTACTATCTCTCATCAAACATCTCCCTGCTGTTAGCGGACTATCGGTGCGCAGTGGCAATGATCTTGCTCTGTACCCCGCGTTTACGTGCGGATCCGCGGGCCAGATGTGGTATGGCAAGTGTCGCCCAGCCTTGTTAGCGTCGATAAGCCTCCTGATCCTAGACTCTAACATCATTGTCGTTGGCTGGGTTATCTCGCTATCATCAATATGCGCGGACACGGTTAACGGAAGCTGATACTCGTGTGCAGTTACTGGACTGCGATCTGGACCCCAAGGAGCGGTATATCGACGGGATTGTCTCCTGAAAGTGTGGCCACCACTCCATGGTGTTTGGGAATATCAATTTATATCTTGGATGAGCCTGCTCCCCACATGAAGCAGGGCTTGTTTCCTCCTCAAGGCATCTGGCATATTAGATACCTTCTCATTGTTCATTTTTCTGTCTCCTCATCCCTACGATGCGCTCTGCGACCGCCCCCACCGAGAAGGATGTGTCCTTGGCGGACATGGCGCTCGATTTacccaagaagaaggggcTAGACAGCATGGTCCAGGCTACTGATGATGCTAGCATCTCTAACGGCGAGACCGAGGAAGACGATCCATACAAGCTACTGTCAGGCGTGGCTATGTACGACGGCCGCAGGCTGGTAACCATCCGCGCCATCTTGACTGGTGGTGTGCTTGGCTCTCTGATTGCCTGCTCAAACCTGTATCTCGGTATTATCACCTTGATGGCGAATTCGAGACTGTTGGACTAATGTAAAAATACCTATCTAGGGTTAAAGTCTGGCTTCGGCGCTGATGcgtccttgttctcggcAATCTTTGGCTACGCTATTTGCAAACTCCTCGAGAAGTCCAAGGTGAGACAATGCTCGACTCCCAAGAAGCGGACATCTTCAACTTAGATGACGCGCTCACAAGCTCATAGATACCCTTCCTGTCCGGCCACTTCGGTCCACACGAGAACAACATAATTCAGGCAACGTCTCTTGGATGTATCGGCGTGGGCTTCATGTTCATGAGCGGCGTGCCTGCCATGTACCAACTGAAGCTTCTTGGACCCGGCCCTCAATCCGACTACGGAAGGATGCTCTGTCTCACACTTGTGGCTGGGTTTTGGGGTCTCGGCTTCGCTGTTCCTCTCAGACACATGTTTATTCTCAGGTTGGCACGTCAACTGAGCCTCTACTTTCCTCTGGGACAAGCATCAGCCATTACGATACGCGCCCTTCACTCGAATACTGAGGGCTCTATGGGAGCCAgggacaagatcaagtcaATCAGCTACTCCTTTTCGGCATCTGTTATATGGTCCGTCGCTACCTCTTACGCACCGGGAATTCTCTATCAGTGGAATCCTTTTTGGTGGATCTACAAATGGGGCGGCCATGGTATTCTAAGTGCCGTGAACTGGGGCTGGCTCTCCTGGCAATGGTCCCCTTCTATGATCGGAGTGGGCATGCTCATCGATCTCAACGCTTCCTTGTCCTACCTTCTCGGAACAGTTCTGGCCTGGGGTGTCATTGGGCCAATAATCGTGGCGAAGGGTGAAGCTATCGGGATTCCCTATGACCCCACCAACCCCAAGCTGATCACCTACAATGCTTTTGTTCCCGAGCAGCTCAAGACGAACCCTTCGCCTCGATACTGGGTGCTGTGGCCAgctgtgttgatgatgctTGCCGCATCCATCGCCACGATTCtcctcgagaccaagaacTTTGGAAAGCTTGGCAAGTATGGACTCCAGCGGCTGGATAACAGGGTTGCCAAGCATATGGGGAGACGCCTGATCTTCGAGAACGACTCCAATCCGGGGGCTCTAGCCCTTGGAGACTTTGAGATCCGAGATCCCGTGCCAAAAGAATACCAGGTTCGATGGTGGGAGTGGTCATCCGTGACAGTTGTGGCATTCGTGtttgccatcatcactcTCAAGTACACCTTTGGTGTGCCCCCTGCACTCATTCTCCTTAATGTCTTCCTGGGCTTCATTTGGTCGTTCGTGGTGATCCAAGTCTTCGGAGCATCTGGCACCAACCCCATCTCGGCCGTTGCGAAGGGTTCCCAATTTGTTACCGGCGGCGTCCTTCGTAaccaggtcgagaagcagGGATTTGAACATGCTGCCCGTTCCACTCTCGTGGGAACTGTCCTGTCTTCTGCGGCTGCCAACCAGGCTGGCGAGCTGTGCCAGGATTTCCGTACTGGCTTTCTCTTGGGGACGCCAGCCCGGGCTCAGTGGCACGCTCAGTTGTTGGGTACGCTCATGGCTGTCTTTCTGACCCCAGGCTTGTTTGTCTTGTTCACCAAAGCGTTTCCCTGCATCACCGACGCATCGGCCACTACCTGCCAGTTTGCTCTGCCATCAGTCACAGCATGGCGAGTAGTAACTGAAGCCATTCTTGCCGAAGAGTTCCCCATCAGCCAGTCCAGCTGGATATTTTCTGTCGTCTTTTCTATCGTGGGAATGGCTCTTGTTATCCTAAAGCGTTACTTGATACAGAGGCCGCATTTAAAGAAGTGGGATGCATTTGTGCCCAACATGTCGCTTGTTGGACTCGCAATGACCATTCCTGGATCTACCACGACAGTCACAGTGGCCATCGGCTCAGTCATTGCGTGGATATGGAACAAGCGTTGGCCCAAGTCCCACGCTAGGTTCATGTACGCCGTCGCATCGGGTGGCATTGCCGGAGAGGGTGTCGGCTATGTTGTCCTCAGTGTTCTCCAGATCGCGGGTGTCGGCGGTAGTGAGCTTGGAACGATGATTGGATGTCCTGGAGGTGCGTGCTAAGCTGTCGGAATGGACTCCCAAAAGGAGTATTGGCGATGGAGCCAGCGCCTACTAGCCCTGATTGGGACATGAGGTCCGCCGATATCTTGCAAGGAGGCTTGTATCCTTAGcatctttttcttatatataggACGGTATGACTTATTTGAGATGGTCTCTCCCGTCAAAGACAAATCTCGGATTCTTTTACACCAACCTATCATACTATCTCAGTGTTTGTGGCGAGAAAGAAAAGCGACAACAATCCATCAACATGGCACAAAAGGTTACCCCCATCTTCACGACTGAGGGCGCTAAGCCTCTCCCACAGTTCTCACAGGCTGTTGTGTACAATGGCCTTGTGTATGTTTCCGGGAACGTTGCCTTCAAACCTGGGCCCAAGGCCGAGCTGGTAGAGGGAACGACAAAAGACCGAGCGGTAAGTGACAGGACCTGATATGCCTCTTGCGGCACTAAATCCCACGTTTTAGAGGCAAATTCTCGCCAATATTCGAGCGGTTTTGCAGGCAGCTGGCAGCAGTCTCGATAATGTCATCAAGATGAACATCTACCTCACAGACATGGCCAACTTTGGTGTTTTGAACGAAGCATACGACGAGTTTTTTACGCAGGATATTAAGCCAGTAGGTGGTCTCTTACTACTTAAGAAAGAAGAAACTAATGTTGGTAATTTAGGCCAGAACTTGCGTGGCCGTACACCAGCTGCCTTTTGGAACCGACGTTGAGATCGAGTGCACGGCGTTCGTAAATGCGTAGGAGAGCTGACTGAGATTCTGGGCGGTGTGATATCTGAATTAGACCATGTAAATAAAACCAAGCCCTGAATTTTGATGCCCCCTCGCTGTGTTTGAGTATTAGGAACGTGCCTTGCTCCCATCTCTGACACTTTATGTGAGCGACTTGCCCCTGGGATACTGAATCTTGTGACTCCAGTTTCTTTAAGTAGAACCACTTCCTGATGAGATTCGGCGTTGTAATCGTGTATTGGAGCCAGAAAAAGAATGCCTCTAACTTAAATCATGGATAGGTTCGCTTCTCCTTTGTGGACATAAGAGGAGTCGACCATTACACTGAAAAGACATCTTTTACTACTATGCCTAATATTGTATCTAACTTGATGAAGACAAAGGAGGTCTCTGAAAATAACGACGCACCCACTACTCTGCTAATGAGCACACATCACCTTGAGCAGTCAAGCCAAGTTACGACATCGTAGGCCACAGCAGTTGACCCTGAGGCGACTTGACCAGAAGTCCCCCCTTCCAGACATATCGAATATTCTCTGGACTGTCAAAGAGATGAATATTATCCAAGGGATTTTCCTCAAGAGCAATCAGGTCAGCATCCCAACCCTTCTGGATAAGCCCCTTCTTGGGCGCAAGGGCTCCAAGTGtctcggccgagttgatGGTCCCAGcctcgatggcctggagCGGAGTCAaaccagccttgacagcatAAGCTACTTCATGGCCGTTCTTACCATGGGCTGTGTCTGTTTTCGGATCAGACCCGGCAATGTCGGTGCCCAGCGCGATCTTGACCCCCTTAGATACGGCGGTCTGGTAAGCTCGCAAGTGAGACTCGGCAATGTTgaccatcttcttggctgtAGGGgggttgagcttgtcgaggttcttgaggccCGACTCGACAACATGTCGAGTCGCCACGAGCGTGACGCCCTTTTCTGCCATCAGCTCTGCTGCCTCATCGTCGATATAGCTTCCATGCTCGATCGTGTGAGCGCCGGCCCTGACGGCTGCCATGATACCATCCTTTCCGTGGGCGTGAATAGCCACAGACCGGCCCTGGATATTGGCTTCGTCAACCAAAGCAGCGAGCTCTGCATCGGAATATTGCCTGTACTGTGGGTCGTCCTGAGTGCTGAGGACACCACCGGTCGCAACCACCTTGATACAGCGAGCCCCTCGTCTGATCTGTTGGCGGACGGCCTTGCGACATTCATCCACTCCATCGGCTATTACAAGACCACTAACACCCGGCCAAGGGTTGCTACCTGAAGTGCCCTGACGCGAGTAGACATAGTCAGGTGGGAGAGTGCAAGCGTCACAGCTTCCGCCGGTAATGCCGATAGCAGCACCCGCTCCAAAGATGTTTGGCCCAAGGATAATGCCACTTTCTATCAGAGGGGCCGCCTCGGTCGCGTAAGAGCCCACATCTCTCACTGAAGTAAACCCAGCCATGAGGGTTTGGTGGAGCCCGCGCGTGACGGCAGCCCCCAGCGTTGCAGGGTGAGTCAAGACCATGTCAGGAAAGTCGACATTGACGGTCCCGATAAAGTGGGTATGACAATCCCAAAGACCCGGAAGAAGATATTGCACCGACACTCGCGGTAGTGACGCGAGAGATCGAGGCAGCTCTGACTGGGGCCCAACAAAGGTGATGGATCCAGTGTCGAGAGAGATGCCGACGACAACGTTGAGGATGGGCTCGCCTCGTCCTGGGATCAGACAGTGGGCAAAGATGCAGGCCGATGAAGAGTTGTCATCATGGTTGTTGGTCTGATAGGCTTCATTCGCTCGAGGAGTGACCAAGAGAGGTGAGGGGAACTGGGTACGTGGAGACGAGTTAACGGCAGTCCAGCCCTCAATTAAGTTGTCTGAAGAAGAGCTCCATTGTCGAGCAGGCTTGCCAAGTGTATGTTTCTGATGTTGACAACTACAGGACGGCTCCACTTGATGCTGGCTGTCTGGGACAAAGTAGGCCTGGCTTGGGTTCATGGTGCTGAAGTGTCGATTTTTCAAGAGAGTCATTTCTTTCAAGATGATGTGAGGCAGCAGAATGCTGTTACTTCATATTGTTAAATTCAACTATTCCAACTAGCCATTCTTAATAAACCGCCTTTCAATCTTGTCAAGTCCTCACCAGCTTGGACCCCTGCATCCGCCGTGGAGTCGAGTCAGTTCGGCGATTAGCTATCTCGTGCGTTCCCGCACACCCGATTAGGCAAGTCGGTTCACTCACCCAAAGGGGGCTCCCGATCCGCGACCTTCAACCTCATGATCCATAAGCATGGTCCAGTTGGTCGAGAGCTGCCCGAATGCGCCGGATCCCCAAGAGAGTGGCGTCGAGGTCTTGCGTAAAGACAAGCCGGAAATGGCCAGGGAGATCGCACCCGGCAAACTAGACGTCGGTTAATCGTGGACTCGAGGAACGAGTTGGGCTGCTTACCTCTCCTGCATTCAAGAAGACCCCGTGATCAATAAGCCATTCGCAGAGCTGGAGTTCGGGGCTCAAGATATTGTCGGACGCTGGTGGTTTGCCAGCCGGGTCTGGAAAATGGTGGATCCAAGCGCCCAgattgatgaagacgaaCAAACCAGCTTCAGCTCGTTGAAATGGAATTTCATGTGTTTCGAGTGCAGTGGCAACTTGTTGATACGCATTTGCCAGTTTTGGCCTGTACACGACGAGGTATTCTTGAACCAGGTCTAGCTGCTCGAGAAAGTGAGTCACGAACTTGTCTGACATGACGGTGAGCCAAGTGAACCATCTGTGCGCACAAGAGTAGTCAGAACTGATTCCCGTACAAGTTGTGCAATCTGGGGCATGTAGGAGGGCACCGACGTGATTTTAGAGACGGCAGCGCGAACTTGAGCATTTCTGGTAACGAGAAATGCCATTCGTACGCCTCCCATATTAAAGTCCTTGCTCAGTCCATACAGGCAGTGAACATTCTCTTGAGCACAGATATTGAGAATGCTTGTCGGTCCACTGTGGCCGTGGTCCTGGTGCaagttggagaagctggacaaTGCGTAGAtctcatcgacgacgagatgCATCTGCCGTTGAGCACACCACGACGCCAGTGCTTCAAGGGTTTCCTTGGAATACCATCGCCCTTGGGGATTTGAAGGATTGCTCAGGCACAGCATGCGACACTTGACATTCAGTTTGTCCCGGGCATTATCGGCGGCAGCTTCGAGTGCCTCGATCAGCTCAGCCGATCCGTCAGGTCTGAATGGGTCCTTCAGGTCCGTCATCGACACTGGTACTGTGACAAGACCAGTCCGCACACTTAGATCGAAGTCGAGCATGTAAAATCCAGGCGTGGTGTAGAGGACTCCATCGCCCTCATCGCAGAGAGTCCAAGCCATCATGTTGAGCAGCGAGGTGACTCCGTTGGCTGCCAACACCTGCCCAGCAACGACTGGCTCTGCCGGATCGAAGAAGCGGTTAAAGAATGCGGCTGCAGCACTGAGTAGGTCTTGAGACCCGCTGAGAGGTCCATAAGACAAGGCTTCAGAGGTAAAGTGCAAGTTTTTGTCTGCGTATGCCTTCATCCAATCCTCCATCAGACCGTTGAGCGCCCCCGAAAGGTTGATGAGACCGTCTGGCTTGGTTTGAGCGTCATATTTTGGTCGAGATTTGACTCGTTGCATAAGAGTCCAGGCGGGACCTTGGTCCAGGGTGGCAGAGGCTCGCGCCGAAGGTGGGAAGTTTTGGGCCATGATTGGATCGTCCGATACGATATGAACAAGAATAGGGTTGAATTGAGACGGGGGCCTAGTGAACACTGATAACTGACAACTTATCTATACAATAGACGGAGTTTTGCTAGGCTTGTTGACTGACTCCGGCTTCCACGGGCGGCACAATTGGAACCCGCTGCAAGCCGAGACTTGCTTCAGTAGAAGAATGGGATGGCACGATTCCGACCCATCCCTTATCACCACTGCTCGGCCTGCCCCTGTCCACCAGGATAGTGGGTGACAGTGGGCGGCTGGGGCCCAAGGAACCCCTACACTAAATCACCAAAAGACGGAATGGGGTCAGGTTATCATTATCATATGGGCCAAAGCCGCTAAAATGCGGGGGCGCCGATCTCGTGTCACCACTGAGCAAAGACTtctctcctcaacctcaacagcGCCTAGGACTATTTGAAACAGAACCAACGACACCAAGCACCGTAGCAGCATCAGGGTGAGATACAAGCCCAGATACGAGACAGGAAGTAGCAGCAGGAAACGGTCTAGGCTCGCCATGTATGCCCCTGCGCCGCCACGCAACAAGAAGACAGACATCACACGCAGTAGAAGTGGCTGCGCTCGATGCCGCCAGAAACGAAGAAAGGTAATGCTGGAGAGAAATCACTCTTGTGAATAAAAATGGCTGCTGACCGACACCTCGCATAGTGTGATGAGGGCAAGCCGAGCTGCAGGCGTTGTGTATCAGCTATGGCCGACTGTGAGTATGGGGCCATCACATTGAAGTTTAGAGAAGCGACGCGCTGGGCAGCGCAAAAGGTTGAACTTGGAAAGGCCATGTCATCAGCTATGACAACAAAAACTACGCCTTCGCCACCGCACACCTTGACAGAGATGGTTCAAGAACACAGGGCGTCCATTTCAGACGAAAGCAGAGTCTCGCCTGTTTATCAGCAGGTGTCACCGCCTCGAGACATCGAAGCATTCTATCGAGATGCACCGCCTGCTTCGTTCTTGGCCGACCAGAACGATTGTAACCAGAGCTCAGTTGGGGTCCCCGAACTGGGCGCCGAGGCTGATCCCTCGCCCGTCTCTATCGCTGCTGTAGATCCCCCTACGGTCAGTGAGGGTTCCATGTCCGGATCTTTGCTGCACTCTTTTTACTCCCCAAAGTGGAGTGGTGTCCCCCTGGGTCAGCTTGGCTTTGATCTTGCATCAACCACACCAGGTGCCGACGATGCTTTATACCCCAATCTCCTTGATTTCCATGATAGCCTGGTAGATACGGGATTGGAAGAACCTTACTGGAACGACATTATGATGCACAACCCAGTTGGAGACTCGCCAGCATCACCACTTCAACAACAGTCAACTGATGCTGATGTCCGTGGGAATTGTGAAATTGATCCAACATGTCAGCCTTTGATAGTTGACCATCCACAACAACTACCTGACCAGCAACAATCATCTCCGTCAGCTGAACGGAATTACCAAACATCAAAAGCGAACACAAGCCACGGAAACCGTTTTCTAACTGTCcagctgccatggccaaaAGCTCAGAAGCCGCCCCCTGGATCAAAGATCTCTGTGGGCCACAGAATCTACCTCGCCCATTTCAAGGTTGCCGTATTACAGGCTTTCCCCCTCGAGCTACCATTCTTGTGGGACATGGTCATCAAGTCGGAACCCGTCCGTTACGCCGCGTTATCACTTTCCGCGGCAAATCTCGCCAACTTACAGGGCCAGCAGCCAGACGACAACGAATCCGCCTGGGTTGCTATGCCAGCCCACTCTGCTAGAGCCTCAGACTTCTCCAAACAGACTGTTGAAGCATTGGAAAGCGGGACAGCCGCATCTTTGGATGCTCGGCTTGTAACGATGATTCTAGTCGTCTTTTATGAGCTTGAAGCTAGCTCTTTCAGCAGTGCATTCCACTCCCTTTCGATACTGAATGTCATGATCCTCAGCTGCCCCGAGGATGTCTTACGGTCAACGAACGGCCGCATCATCATTCAGTGGTGGCTCCACCTTCGCACTTTCATAGCCCATGCACAGGGTCCATATAGCCTCTACGGACCCGAGGATCCAACCGAGTCATTGATCAACCAGTTGGAGGTGAGGGTCGCCGGAGCTCCGCAGATGATCGACTTGATTACGACCAAGGCCACTCGAATCTGGCATCGCGTCCTAGTGGCCAAGTGCTTCGAGGCGCCAGGAGACAGGCCAGTTAACACTATGAGAAAGGTGGATGACTGGTGGAGGATCTTGAAGGGGAACCACTTGTGTGAACCTGCACGAGATGACCAAAGCCGGATTTTGGGCGAAGATGAGCTGTGTGAGGAATTGGACAAGTTGCAAAGGACCTTGGATGCTTGCGATGCCCCAAGCGGCTTCCAGTCAAGCATGCTCGAAGAAGGTCCAGCCTCTCGAGAAATCATGCCCCTCCATTTCCCCAACCACCGCCACGCCATAGAAGTGGCGGATTTTGCGTTTGCTCACATCGTTTGCAGCCAAGGGCGTCTTCGTGCTCTGGTGGAACGCTCAAAAGACCTGCCACGCCAGTTCCCAGACACGACTTTGGCTATGACGACTACCATGGACCCATGGGTTTGCCTCTTATTACGCACAGTCGCTGGCCTTGATGTCTCCAAGTGCGCAAGAGAAAACACATATAGGAGAGGAATTGTGAGCTCCCTCTTATATACTGGACTTTTCTATCCTGGCCAGGTCTCGTCAAAGTTCATCACCGACACCGTCAAACGAATGATTGAGGCTCGGATGGAGTTTGAAAACCCCTTCTACCCTCTCCGTGCATTTCTAGACTTTCAAAAGTCATTGCAGCACCAAATGGCGGGTGGTAGGACCGTATTCTTTGCTTGTTCAACGCACGATGAATGGACAACTAGAGAGACCCTGCTATCTGGACGGGAAGAAGAGTATTTAATGATTCTTGGTTGCGAACCGGACGGTCGATACTTTAATGATTTGGTCCCTTTGACCCAGACATAGAAATTTGGAAAGACTTGTTTACACGATCAGACCAAGAGCATATGCAGTATCTGGCAACAACGCATGCTAAAGTACCTACGCAGGGGGTGGGGGCCAAGAGCTATTCTTTCCTCACATCTTGCCTTGCTAGGAGGCAAGTTTCATCCCATAGTGCGAAATAATAGGTATCTAACAAACTCTACCACCACGATGGGTAATCTCTATTCCTAAGTAGTTATCTGGAAGCAGTGCTTCCTCATTTCGAAAGCCACGCCCCCAAGACGACCGAGATTGATTCTGGCTGAAAGTAGGGGGCAAAGTGCCCAGCCTCGTCAACAGCGTATAATTGTAGGCGATCAGTTCCCTTCCAGAATCCACCCCTCTGTGCACCCCGCCTGTCTTTCTCAGGGGAGACCAGTTTGCCGTCTTTAAAAAACCAGTTCTCATAGCTCAGGCTTCTATATCGCGCTTGGCCCTTCCAAGGCTGCGCATCCAACAATCGCATTTGTCCGGGGGTGTTACTAGTAGATGGTATTTAGATTCAGAAACGGGAAAAGAAGAACGAATCCTGATGCATTCAAGAGGGTACTTACATGATGATGTCATTGTTGCCATTGATAACGAGTATTCGAATGTCAGTCTTGTCGAGGAGCCAAGTCAACTCACGAGTGACGGGCTTATATAAGTGCTCAGCCTTGACCCAACGGTTATTGGTATCAAAATCAATCAGCTCGAAGGGTAATCCCGAAAAGCCAAGCTTTTCTTGTACCCAACGTTGGTTAAAGAATTTCCATGTTTCCCCGTGAGCAAAGTTGGAGCACAGCGGTGGCTTCTCGCAGGGGTGACGACCTGGGAGACATCAGCAATCTGAATCAAACGCTCTAGAAGATATCCCAAGACTGGTCTAGAATATTGGATCAGTTGTGACTTACTATCATAAGGGTCCCAGCCCCCTGGGCGAACATCTCGGGTAAAGTACTTCCCAACAGTGCGCTCGCAAGTGTCCATCATTGAGAGGCAAACCTTGGGGTTGTAGCTTTCTCTGCAGTGAGCTCCCATAAGCTCACAAGTTGGCACTGCAGCAGCCATGTCGGCGCAAGCAGTTTCGTTCATCAGTGGTGCGGTGCGTAAATGGGTAACAGGGTCCCAGTCAGTGCAGAAAAAGTCGTAGTATCCAGAAGATTGATACGATGAATCGATGTAACCATCAACGATAACGGCTGaggagatgttgatgttgggaTTCAGCCCTCGAGCGACTCTCTCATGCTCTAGCTCCATGATATACTTGGTATAACCGGTAACGTAGTGGCCCCCCATTGACTCGCCTGTTATGTGCCAAGGGCGTCCGGAGAAGTCGGGGAATACCTCTGTAGAGAGGGTCAATAGGAACGAGTAGAGATCTCGCGCGCCTTGCTCAAGACTCACGGCAATGTCGTCACGGTTGGCAATCTCTGAAAAGCCAACGCCGATCGGCTGGCTGGGACGATATGTTAGAGGGATGGACATGTCAAGGATGAAAATTCCAAGACCGTCACTTACTCAATATAAATGACATTGGCGTGATCCGTCCACGAATACTCCAGACGTCTTGTCGAGTTTCCATCTGGGTTGACCGCGCAAGGGCCAGTGCCGAGGAAGCAACCCAACTCTCCAGTTGCACCAGGGCCACTTGTGATATCCTCCCGTCAGCAAGTGGTGCGAATGGCTCATCTCCCCCTGTATGATACTCACCCACTCATCCAAAGTACCAGAGGATCCGTGTCTGGCTTGCTGCGACTCTGGAAGTACCCTAGACAGTGTTAGTATGGTAGGTCAACACCATTAACAACAGGAGCGGGAGTAACTGCTCACAAAAAAACATGGACTTTTCTGATGTGATGTTAACGGTGCCAGTCCAGTATCGAGATCCAGCGTCGCAGAGGTCAGGGGACTGCTCTCTAACATCAAACTTGACATTTTGATGGGCATTTGCCATGGGCTTTTGGACCTGGCCCCTGACCAGGCATCCCATAGCAGTCAGAAGCAGCACCGGAATTCTTCTAAAGAGTCTCATTGTGGCCGGTTCGTGATGTGGCACGCTGGGACAAGAAGTCAATCGATATTCATAACAGCTTTATTTGAAGGCAGTCAACGGTGGAGTAACGTTGCTTATTTCCGGCATCACAAAGCCGGCCCCTGGCGAAGGTGCGGATCGGAGGACCCGATTTGGTTTAGGATCGCACAAAACTTCCTTGTTAGTACTGCGGCGAATAAGTTAATTGGCTGTTCAAGTACCTGTATCAACCGCATTTATCGTACGGGCAGACTCAGCCGCAAGCTACCGCACTTACGCCTTCATTCTCACATCAGTTGTTCAAGCAACATGCTACGACTTCTCACCTGGGGCCTTGTAGCCCTGGCCGCGGGGGCACAGGCCGCTATTCCACTGGCAGTGTCGCCATCACACCTCGATCCCGGCACTCCCTTCTCTGGCCGTCCTGGCGTCAAGCCCTTCACTTTGCGACTCGGACACGACACGGCCAGTGTGTGCAATAGTTCAACCCCGGGCACGTCTGGTTTCATTGCCTCTAAGGACAGACTTGGAGGCAAAAGCTCAATCTTCTTCTGGTTCTTCGAAAGCAAGCATGATCCTACATCAGACCCCGTGATTCTGTGGATGACCGGGTATGACCCCATCTCTGCCTACCACCTTTCTACCGAAGTGCAATTAACCGTCATACAGTGGCCCAGGTGCTTCATCTGTGGGCTATGGGCACTTGATGGAACTCGGCCCATGCCGTATCGCTCCCGAGGGCGGATACACTGTTGACAATCCATTCGGGTGGAATGCCAATGCCACTCTCTTGTTTGTCGAGTGAGTCAATAGAGAACGTAATGGTAGCTTGTTACTGACTCCCCTTTCTAATCAAGCCAACCAGTCGGGGTTGGTTATTCTCGCGGAGAACACAGCTCCCAAGGTCTTCACGATGCTTCCACAACCATGGACCAATTCCTTCGTCAGTTCATGATGGCGTTTCCTGATCTAGCCGATCGAGATTTTTACATAGCGGGTGAGTCATACGGTGGCTCATGGGT is from Fusarium keratoplasticum isolate Fu6.1 chromosome 11, whole genome shotgun sequence and encodes:
- a CDS encoding Amidohydro-rel domain-containing protein, whose translation is MNPSQAYFVPDSQHQVEPSCSCQHQKHTLGKPARQWSSSSDNLIEGWTAVNSSPRTQFPSPLLVTPRANEAYQTNNHDDNSSSACIFAHCLIPGRGEPILNVVVGISLDTGSITFVGPQSELPRSLASLPRVSVQYLLPGLWDCHTHFIGTVNVDFPDMVLTHPATLGAAVTRGLHQTLMAGFTSVRDVGSYATEAAPLIESGIILGPNIFGAGAAIGITGGSCDACTLPPDYVYSRQGTSGSNPWPGVSGLVIADGVDECRKAVRQQIRRGARCIKVVATGGVLSTQDDPQYRQYSDAELAALVDEANIQGRSVAIHAHGKDGIMAAVRAGAHTIEHGSYIDDEAAELMAEKGVTLVATRHVVESGLKNLDKLNPPTAKKMVNIAESHLRAYQTAVSKGVKIALGTDIAGSDPKTDTAHGKNGHEVAYAVKAGLTPLQAIEAGTINSAETLGALAPKKGLIQKGWDADLIALEENPLDNIHLFDSPENIRYVWKGGLLVKSPQGQLLWPTMS
- a CDS encoding Aminotran-1-2 domain-containing protein, whose product is MAQNFPPSARASATLDQGPAWTLMQRVKSRPKYDAQTKPDGLINLSGALNGLMEDWMKAYADKNLHFTSEALSYGPLSGSQDLLSAAAAFFNRFFDPAEPVVAGQVLAANGVTSLLNMMAWTLCDEGDGVLYTTPGFYMLDFDLSVRTGLVTVPVSMTDLKDPFRPDGSAELIEALEAAADNARDKLNVKCRMLCLSNPSNPQGRWYSKETLEALASWCAQRQMHLVVDEIYALSSFSNLHQDHGHSGPTSILNICAQENVHCLYGLSKDFNMGGVRMAFLVTRNAQVRAAVSKITWFTWLTVMSDKFVTHFLEQLDLVQEYLVVYRPKLANAYQQVATALETHEIPFQRAEAGLFVFINLGAWIHHFPDPAGKPPASDNILSPELQLCEWLIDHGVFLNAGEFAGCDLPGHFRLVFTQDLDATLLGIRRIRAALDQLDHAYGS